ACACACAACAGACAGGGTGACACCAACGACAGTCACGCTGAGGAGTGTGCAGGGTCCAGGGCCAGTGTTCTGTTTGGTGACCTGACTGCTGGGCACACAGGTGTGTCCAGCCGTGAGAGCTTCCGGGGCCATGCAGTGGCAGTATGTGTACCTTCCATGTGACTGTTGGACTTCAGTAAAagttacaaaaagaaagaaaaaaagataacccAGCCTCAGAACAGACCCAAGAACAGAAGGAAATTCACCTCAAGTACTTCATGCAAGAGAACAACTTGGTAAAAACATTAAGCTGGTAAAATAAGAGTTTAaagaagaggttttttttttttatgaaatgaatttttaaaataagtttttaaaaactgaaaaaaggggaaaaaaatcagagttcGAAAAATCGTTACTGAACTGATTGTTAGAAACAgtttgctaaaataaaaattaccaacAAATAGGAAAGGCTTGGAATAACCacaaaaattagaagagagagaagggccCTCGGGACAGCTAACAGGTGGTCCCACGCCGGTGCCCTTCTGCCGCACCAACAGACGCCATCGCGGCCGCCTGCGCTGGGGACGACCTGGCGGCCGCCGCCTCCCGGCCCAGGTCCCTGTCCGCCGCACCTTCCTCTCTCCCCGGCCCCTCTTCCCCGCTCGCGACTACGGCTTCTGTCCTCAAACTTCGGGGCCCCGCCCGCTGCCCTCGGGCTCGGGCCGCGGCGGCCTCCCCTCCACCTGGCACCCCCTCTCCGTGCTTCCTCCGCCCCGGGTCGCACTCCGTAGGGTCACCCGGGTTCCTTGCTCTCCCAGGCCCGTCCCGCAGGGCAAGGAGGGTTCGGACGCGCTGGGAACCCCGGAGAGGCTTCTGCACTAGTCCTCTTGGGTCTCCCTTCCCTCCGCTCCCGTCCGATCCCCGAGCGCGTCCCGTCCCGCCCGCCCCTGTCCTTTCCAAAAGCGTAGCGCGCGCGCCGGTCTCCCTGCGGGGACCACCCGGGGCAGCTCCGCCAGCCCTCCTCAAACCCCGGCTGCGCCGTCCCTGGCTCTCCTTCGCCTCCCTGTCACCCCAGGCGGGGGGACTCCAGCGCCTTGCCCAGCCGCCCGCTCCCGCCCGCGCAGAGGACGGAGGCCGCGCCGCCAGCGCCCGCCCAGCAACCCGCGCGCCACCTGGGCTCCCCAGGTGTGAACCGGGGGCTGCGCGCGCCGGGTCCAGGCAAAGACAAGCAGGCCCTGAGAGCTCTGCCCAGCTCCTCCGGGCGTCCCCCGGCCCCGCTCGGCTATTCCTGCCCCGTTCCTCCGTGCGCTCTCCAACCCCGCGGGTCACCGCGGCCCCcgctcctcctccccccacccggGCTCCGCGCCCCCAGCTTCACCCCGCGCGGCACCGCCCCCGGCCCCAGCCCCCCGGACTCTCCACCCCGGCTCCTCCCCGCTCCCCTTGCCCCGCCCCACGCTCGCTCCTCCCCGCGCCCCCCAATCTCCCAGCCCCGCGCATTTCGCCCGCCCGGCCTGCGGTCACCCGTCGGGTGGCCGTACGGGATTCCGCCGCGCCGCCCTGCAGGGTTGCCAGGATCTCGCCCTTGCCCACGTCGCGTCGCCCGCCAGCAGAACCTGAGCTGCAAGTAGTAGGCACGGACCCGGCTGCGCAGGGCACTCCTCGTGCCGCCACCGGCGCCGAGCCGGGGCGAGCGCAGAGACCCTTCGTGCTCCCAACGGCCGCGCTTGCCCTGGAGCGTAGGGAGCTTCTACTTAGCTGCTGCTGCTGAGACCAGCCCCTCCccgcccttcccctcccctccccgcccttcccctcccctcccctccattggAAGACAGCCGATGGTTGCACATGATCATTGGCTGAACTGCCCGTCCATCtcgctcccctccccgccccggcCCCTCTTAGGTTACGGCAGCTGTAGTAGCCAATGGTGACCGGGGGCGATGATTGGGGGCGGGACCTAGAGCGAGGCGCAGGCCACGTCCAATGGAGGTCAGGGGAGTGCCAAACTGGCAGGGGCGGGGCCTTCGCTCGTTGGGGGCGAGGCGGGGCTCTGATGGAGTTCCCCAATCCTCGTGCGTCTCCGTGCCCCGGACCCGCCCCTCCACTCTTCCCCCAATCCTCGTGCGTCTCCGCGACCCGGCCCGCCCCTTCCGCGCTTTCCCCAATCCTCGTGCGCCGCCGCGGCGTCGCTGGCGTTTCGCGTAGCGTGGAGCGAGCCGCGGAGGCAACATGGAGGAGCTGCTGCGGCGGGAGCTGGGCTGCAGCTTCGTCAAGGCCACGGGCCACTCGGGGGGCGGGTGCATTAGCCAGGGACAGAGTTACGACACGGACAGAGGACGCGTGTTTGTGAAAGTGAACCCCAAGGCGGAGGTCAGGGTCGCAGCAGGCGGGAGCGGGAGGGTGGGGCGGGCGGGGGTCCCCGCTTCCAGGTCTGGAGTGGGAGCTGGGGGTCCCGGTCTGTGTCCAGGCGCCGAGTCCGGGGTCGTTGTTCGGGTCCCAGTTGGCGCGGCGGCCGGGCCTGGGGTCCTTGTCTAGGTCTGGGTGTGGGTCCCTTGCCCAGGTCGTTTTGGGGGTCTGGGGTCCTTACGTCACCTAACTAGACAAGCCTGGGTCGGCTACGAAAGCTGACACGAGGATGTAGTGAAAATGGGCGAGCGCCAGGCAGGTGGCTAACGTTTGAGGTCCGGAACTCCCTGTAGGGTTACAGGcaagggatttaaaggcagatttaTGGCAGAATTGTAGCTGGCGCCAGTCATCTGATGGTCGGTGGTGAGGCGCCGGGACTGTTTGAGGAATCTCAGCCATCGGTCTTCTGGCTCCACCCAGCCTGGGGTCGAGGCGCGTGTGGTCAGCAGGCGGCCCACCTGGTGAGGGTCTAAGTTCCTGCAAAACACCTCAAGGATGCATGAGGCGAGAGTTTACGTATGGCCTTGAGGGGGACCTCAGAGTCCTTCACCTTGGTTTACAAACgccctttctctttcctcttgaaATACTCAGTCCGGTCCCACAGCCCGCGCCATCACGGAGTGACTCGGGCTTGCTGTTAATGGGAAGTCTGGGGCGTCAGCAAAAGGGGGCTCCCTGTGCGGACACACTGGTCCTGGTCTGGGTCCCTGTCGGGCCCAGAGCCCGCCCAGCTCGTGGCCGCAGGGTGGTGGCACTGTGACCCATCGCTTCCTCAGGCTGTCTGGGAGACTCTCGGACCGAGGCCGCCCCCTTAGCCCCAGGGAGGTCCGCGGACTCCGGCCTCGGCTGCCTTCGGGGCGGACGGGTGCTGTGGAGGGCTCTCCGTGGCTGACCTGGCCGCTGCTTTGAGGAAATCGTCGTGTTTGGCGAGTTTGAGCCCGGACAGGAAGCAGAACTTGGGAAGATCAAACCTTTCTTTGAGTCACTGAGAACAGCAGCGCCTGCCGCGGTCTGTGGGGGCGGCTGTGGCAGCGCAGCGCAGGTGGGGGTCTGGCCGTCAGGCTTTATTTCTAGCGGCTCTGGACGCTGGAGGTCCGAGGTGAGGGAGCCCTTACGCGCTGCGGGGCTCCCCCGCGCACGGCGGGAGGGCGGGGACTCCGGACCGTGGGGGTCCCTGATACCGTCGGAGGCCGCTCTCCCCTGGAGCTTCATCACGGGGGCCTCCCGACACCCTCGCCTGGGAATGGGGGGACACGACGCTCCGCCCCTCGCGGCGGCCTATCCGCTCTGTGTGAACTTCTCCAGGGCCCCGGGAGCCTCTGTGGAAGCGCTGACCTCGCCACCGCAGGCCCTGCAGGCCGGGAGCAGGGCTGCGGGTGCTGCGGTCACGCCCTGGCCGTGCCGTCAGCCTTCCGTGTCTTCCCGGACGGGAACCCTTCTTGCCTGATGTGGGATGCCCCTTCCCTGAAACCTCACCGTCTCAAGACGGCCTACCTCCCTGTGGCGTCGCCCTGAGCACCCTCCGCATCCATTTACCCCGAGCAGGGCTGCGTGGGGCGCCCCCTCCCGTTCTACTACAGAGCTTGTCTGTGATTTCCTTTTATGTGGCTTCAGGTGGAATGTTAGccctctgcttccctccctccagacAGGCTGGATTCAGCGGACCTAGAAATATATCCCAATACTAGAAGGCGCAGCTGCAGAACGTATGTCTCTGACGAGAAGCGTAAAAAGCTGGTGTGCTGCGTCCGCAGCCAGAACAGGCTTGTTTGATCGCCACACCTGAGACATGCCCACCTAGAACCTTAGAGGCATTGTGCTCCCACGTTGCTTTCTGACAGGCCAGAAGAATGTTTGAAGGTGAGATGGCAGGTCTAGCTGCCATCCTGAGAACAGGCACGGTGAGAGTGCCCGCGCCCATCAAGGTCCTGGACGCGCCGGGAGGCGGCAGCATGCTAGTGATGGAGCATGTAGACATGCGGGCTCTGAGCAGGTGTGTCTGGGTGCCTTCCCCTCTGGCTGGCTTTGTCTTCTCAGCGTTGCTTCATGCCTGAGGCTTGTACCCAGGAGCATAATGTCCGGGATCTGACACACATGTGTCACAGGTTGGGCGGAAGGCAAATGGAGGTGAGATGCAGGCTGGGAGAGGCACTAAAATAATCAGGGCCTTAAGCACCCTCACTTCACCAGAACAGGCTGCGTGTCCCCTGACCGGCTCTGTGCACCCACACTCCTGTGCCGCGTGTTCAGTGGCTGCCTTCTGGTTTCACAGCCATGCCACCCAGCTCGGAGCCCAGCTCGCAGATCTACACCTGGAGAACCAGAAGCTTGGGGAGATGCTCCGGAAGGAGGCTGGCACAGTGGGTATGGACTCTGGGCTTCAGGGACCCCACCTAGGGGACGTTTAGCCAGTGTGGGCACGTGGACCTGGATCAGGCTGCGGCCACGTGAGGGTCAGCCCTGTGTTGATGCCGAAGGATGGAATGTCAGCCCCAGAGCTGCGCGTCCGGGGTGCAGCGAACACAGCAATGGGCACGATGTGTCACAAGTGCATTTGAAAGGCAGAAGTGTGTCCTGGGCTGGAAACTCCTGTCTTGGTTCcttccacctccctccccagAAGAAGGCCTGTCAGcctctctggcttcctctgtggtGCCTTTTCTGCTACACAGGCATGGGCAACGCTCCGGACGCCAGCCTCCCTTGTGCCTGCCCTTGCTGACACTTAGGTGGTGTTGGTGTCAAGGGTATCTTCCTGTATTTCCACCCCTTGGCATTTGATGAGCCATCTGTAGGCTGCGTGGTACCTAGTAGGCAGAGCGGCCACCACACCAGAACCAGGGGGTGGAGAAGCTGCTGTGCCAGGCAGACAAATCCCGCTGACTCCGTCCTGGCCCTGCCAGGCCACATGGGCTCAGTCCCTCGGGTTTGCGGCTGGGGGCTGCAGAGAAAGGAGACCATTTCCAAGCCCCGCGGTTTATTTTTCACAGGTGGCGGACTCTGTGCTGGCCCGAACGCCATCCTCTCCCTGtgggctgggtttttttttccccttttaggcACAGCACTGTTGCCCCTCTGAGCATGCCCTGGCGCCTCTCCTGGGAAGCGGTGGGAGTCCTGGGTTGCTGAGTCCGATGGAACAGGCTCTCTTCCCGGGTCCCGGGGGCTGGTGGAGAGCCGGGCCTTTGTGTCTGGATGAGGCCTCGGGGTGGGGAAAGGCAGGCTGAGGTCAGTGCTCAAGGCCCCCCGAGCTCCAGGAGTGGGCCCTGGGGCAGCGAGGGAGGGAGCTAGTCATCGTTCTTGTTTCCTTTTGCCTGCGAGGGAGAGGAAGTGGGCAGGCTGAGCGGCCCTTCGTGGACCAGTTTGGGTTTGACGTGGTGACATGCTGTGGATACCTACCCCAGGTGAGCGTTCACCTCCATTTCCCAGCCTGGCTGCTCAGACGCAGCAGGGGGCACACCCTCCCCCTCTTCTGTGAAGTTTAGTACAAATCTGCACCCTTTCTTCTTTGCTGAGTTTTAAGTGGTCAACGTGAGGCTTACCTACATGACATGCCAGGTGAGGTCAGAGAGCCAGAGAGGGATCAGCTGGCTAGGGTGCCGCGGGAGCTCAGAAGTGTATAAAATAGACATGCGAAGACCTCTTATTTTAAATACAGGAAATTTCCAAACAGATGACAATAATGgattgtgactttcttttttatgattctGGGTTCGGCTCTGCAGGGCATTTTGCCTGGGGGTTGTTCTGACGCAGACCAATGCAGAGCGGGTACGGTGGCTCTGCCCCCAGAGTGCAGGTGGCATCTCAGAAGTGGGAGAACTGAGTAGTCCAGAAAACTTCCAGGGACGTCCTGGTGGGCATGGGGCACAGGACACACTGTTCAGATCTTGTATTGAGAATGTTGTAGAAGGTAGTCCTGGGTCTGTGCGGGGTGGGGAGTGGCTGCTGGCAGGGGTTGCCTAGTCCCACCTGCTCTGAGCTGCTTGGGTGCTTGGCTGGCTGCGCGCCTTCCCCCATGCCCATCCTTGCCCTgcgtgcatgcacatgcatgagtgagggtgcatgtgtgcatgccaTGCATGTGTGGGCATGGGTGTGCCACGTGAGAGCACATACGTGTGCATGCCATGTGCATGTGTGAGGGCACATGTGTGTGCTCGCCATGCCCATGTGAGGGTGATGCTCTGCCTTCGGTGTCACATGCTGCCCCTGTGTCACTCCTCTATGCTCACCTTGCTGCCATCCTGATGGTCGGCACCTGTGGCCTGGACAGCCTATCATGGGGTCCCTTTGAATGGGGCTCTGCAGGACTTCTCACATCACTCTCTGGTTGGGGGGGGCAGTGCTGGCTGATTGGGAGGGGCTGAAGCCAGGTCTCTGTGGTCAGGGAGATAGTCAGAAAGGAGCCATGGGGTGGGGGGCCAGCCAGCTCTGGCCTCTGTGCCCCGTTATGAGTTGAGATTGAAAGAAAACGTCCTGGGCTCTCCAGAGCGGAGACCTTGCTGCTCTGTACTGGGGAGGGTCCCCTTGCTTCCCGCTCTCCCAGGGACAGGTCTCAGGGCCCGGCAAGTCCACAGGGCACCAGGCCACCCCAGCTGCCCCACACCCGTCCTTGCAGAGGTGCCCCTCCGTGCGTGGCCCCTTGGCCCCTCTGCCCTCAGCTCTGCTGTCCTTTGCTGCTGCGCATGCAGGTGAACGACTGGCAGACGGACTGGGTCACGTTCTATGTCCGGCAGCGCATCCAGCCCCAGATGGACCTGGTGGAGAAGGGGTCTGGGGACAGGGAGGCCCTGGAGCTCTGGTCTGCTTTGCAGGTGAGCGCAGCCCTGCCATGCCCTGCTGCCCCCTGTGGCGTTGGGTCTGTCCAGGAGGTGGGGGGGGCCCTCTGCCCACTTGAGCCAGGCAGTCCGGGTGTCTGCACCATGTCCACCTGGCTTGTGGGGCCCCTCCCAGGAAAGGGAGCCCCCTCCTACGTGCTGGTCTTCTGTGAGGCTGCGTCCCCTCTCTGCAGCTGCAGCTCCCTGGCCTGTTCCGTGACCTGGACATCGTGCCCGCCCTGCTCCACGGAGACCTCTGGGGAGGAAACGTGGCGGAGGACTCCTCCGGGCCCGTCATTTTTGATCCAGCATCTTTCTATGGGCACTCAGAGTACGAGCTGGCAATAGCTGGCATGTTTGGGGGCTTTAGCAGCCCCTTCTACTCTGCCTACCACCGCCACATCCCCAAGGCGTGTGGCTTTGAGAAGCGCCTCCGTTTGTATCAGCTCTTTCACTACCTGAACCACTGGAATCATTTTGGAGCGGGATACCGGGGCCCCGCCCTCAGCATCATGAGGAATCTCGTCCAGTGAGCCATGCCCCGGACGGGCGCCCCAGACCCTCGTGGCCGACTCTCCCCCTTCCTCACACACCGTTTCTCTGGAGCACTTCAGGCCTGCTTCTCAAACCCCGTAGGGTGCGCAGTGTCTCGAAAGAGAGGTTTGTCACTGGAAGGTGTTTGTTTTATGAGGCTTCACTGTGGGAAAAAACTGCAGTACAAGCAGGATGTGGATGGAGGGACCTGTGCGTGTGGGCCGAGTGGAAACACTCTGTCGCCCCCaaggtggggaagggagaggtggTGGGCATCCCTGCTGCAGAGGCCACCCCCAGCTCCCGTCTTGTCTCCGGGAACAACACATGTTCAGGCTGCTGCTCTTGATGGGCAGGACTTGGGTCTGTCGGCTTCTTAGGGTGACCAGCCCCGAGAGCGCACACGTTCCTTCATGTCATGGCTCGACCCGCTGCAGGCTGAGCAGACTAGAAGCCGGTTCTGGAGGTTTCTAGGAGGAGAGACCCAAGGACCTTGGTGTCCCTGTGCCTGTCAGCCCCCATTGGCCTGCTGTTTGCTAAAGCTTGCCCCGCTGTCCTTCTAACATAATAAAAAGCCTTACACCAGTGTCCTTCCCTCCTTCAGTGTTGCAGTGGTGAGAAGTATTGGTGTGAGTGGCGTCCATGATCATGAATTCTTTTGCATAAAAATTTCAGTAAACTCAATAGTTTCTAATTCAGTGTTTAATTTAGCCATTTGCCAAGAAATTTTTGCAATGTATAGTAGTGATAAATGTAGGGTACAATTGTTTCTAaaaacagtttttttcttggctttGTTCAGTAAGAGCCGCACAGCTTCAGAATGCGGGTGGGTGCTGCCTAGAATGGATCTAACGCTCAGCGCTGTTGGGTGGCCAGTTCGTGGCCCCCCGAGACATTTGGCAGGACAGTGGAGGGAGGTGG
The sequence above is a segment of the Manis pentadactyla isolate mManPen7 chromosome 4, mManPen7.hap1, whole genome shotgun sequence genome. Coding sequences within it:
- the FN3KRP gene encoding ketosamine-3-kinase; the protein is MEELLRRELGCSFVKATGHSGGGCISQGQSYDTDRGRVFVKVNPKAEARRMFEGEMAGLAAILRTGTVRVPAPIKVLDAPGGGSMLVMEHVDMRALSSHATQLGAQLADLHLENQKLGEMLRKEAGTVGRGSGQAERPFVDQFGFDVVTCCGYLPQVNDWQTDWVTFYVRQRIQPQMDLVEKGSGDREALELWSALQLQLPGLFRDLDIVPALLHGDLWGGNVAEDSSGPVIFDPASFYGHSEYELAIAGMFGGFSSPFYSAYHRHIPKACGFEKRLRLYQLFHYLNHWNHFGAGYRGPALSIMRNLVQ